One window of the Colletotrichum lupini chromosome 9, complete sequence genome contains the following:
- a CDS encoding acyl-protein thioesterase, translated as MAEAVDSEKTLGIRSEPRLPLHTFPPPMVIPPLKQPHQQTIILLHGRGSSAKLFAPELLSVPLDNSTTSPGLNACTFRDLLPHTRFVFPTAPRSRATIYRRAIINQWYDGSGDWEDTLLGHAKETVLFIHSLLEDEAIRLGGTDKVVLGGFSQGCAAALVCLLLWRGTPLGGILGSDDGLFEHSDGDSTTSWEGNRSEHDPVERALRILGDEIGITVAELATRPSFLGTPVFLGHGTVDDNVPVRYGQEAARVLRAMGCEVDFKAYDGLDHCYSKDMLKDMIGFLGDIAPGSQWS; from the exons ATGGCCGAGGCTGTAGACTCAGAGAAAACTCTGGGCATCAGATCTGAGCCGCGATTGCCATTACATACCTTCCCTCCGCCCATGGTCATACCGCCGCTGAAGCAGCCGCACCAGCAGACCATCATCCTCCTACACGGCCGAGGTTCCAGTGCGAAACTATTTGCGCCGGAGCTTCTGTCTGTCCCACTTGATAATTCAACCACGTCACCGGGCTTGAATGCTTGTACATTTCGAGACCTTCTACCGCATACGCGCTTCGTTTTCCCGACTGCGCCGCGGTCGCGGGCAACCATTTACAGACGGGCCATTATCAACCAATGGTACGACGGGAGCGGCGACTGGGAGGACACACTACTGGGCCACGCAAAGGAAACAGTTCTATTCATACATTCTCTATTGGAAGATGAAGCCATTCGGCTGGGCGGGACGGATAAGGTAGTGCTCGGCGGCTTCAGTCAAGGCTGTGCTGCGGCGCTTGTTTGCCTGTTGTTGTGGCGGGGGACGCCACTCGGCGGTATACTGG GCTCTGATGACGGTCTCTTTGAGCACTCTGACGGCGATTCGACGACTAGCTGGGAGGGTAATCGGTCTGAACACGATCCGGTGGAACGAGCATTGCGTATTCTGGGGGACGAGATTGGCATCACGGTAGCGGAGCTAGCGACGCGTCCATCATTCCTGGGGACACCTGTGTTTCTCGGGCATGGGACCGTGGATGATAATGTCCCAGTACGCTACGGTCAGGAGGCGGCGAGGGTTTTGCGAGCGATGGGCTGTGAGGTCGACTTCAAGGCCTACGATGGGCTAGACCATTGCTATTCCAAGGATATGCTGAAGGACATGATAGGGTTCCTTGGAGACATAGCGCCGGGTTCACAATGGTCTTGA